The proteins below are encoded in one region of Bacteroidales bacterium:
- a CDS encoding carboxymuconolactone decarboxylase family protein produces MGKLSDDFNSYRSKMNEKILAADNLVIKRFFNLDTNTYADGALPVKTKEMLGLVASVVLRCDDCIKYHIEKCYKLGITKEELFEIFSVASIVGGSIVIPHLRRAIEFWEDLTLENC; encoded by the coding sequence ATGGGCAAACTTTCTGACGATTTTAATTCATACCGTTCAAAAATGAACGAAAAAATACTAGCTGCTGATAATCTTGTTATAAAGCGTTTCTTTAATCTCGATACCAACACTTATGCTGATGGCGCACTACCTGTTAAAACAAAGGAAATGCTTGGTCTTGTTGCATCAGTAGTATTACGTTGCGATGACTGTATAAAATATCATATAGAAAAATGTTACAAGCTCGGGATCACTAAAGAAGAACTTTTTGAAATATTTTCTGTAGCCAGTATTGTAGGAGGTTCTATTGTAATACCTCATTTGAGAAGAGCAATAGAATTTTGGGAAGATTTAACACTTGAAAATTGTTAA